A region of the Parafrankia irregularis genome:
TCGGTCTGCACCCAGCTGGTCAGGAACCTGCGGTCGCTCGGGTACAAGGGCGGGGTCTTCCTCGCGGCCTGCACCGGCTTCATCGACGCGGCGCCCAAGGACGCTCCTGGCGCGATGATGTACGCCCCCGGATGGCTGCCGGGCTCGGAGAAGTACGCCCCGGCGGAGGCCGGCAAGCAGCTGGAGACGGCGGCGAAGGAAATCAAGGCGGCCGGCGGGTCGAAGGACTTCTTCGCCTACGGCCAGTTCGCGACCGTGGTGGACTTCGCCACGGGCCTCGCGACCGCGCCGTCAGCCGACGGGCTCACCGGTGAGGGCGTGCTGACCACGCTCAAGGGCCTGAAGGACTTCCCGACCTTCCTCGGTTCGCCGGCCACCTGCGGCAAGCCGACCAGCCCGAACTGCACCACCCAGATGCTGCTGTTCAGCGTTCAGGACGACCTGACGCTGAAGCCGGTGGGCGATACCTGGATCGTTCCGTCCCCGCAGATCCTCTCCGCGATTCCGGGCGCGAGCTGAAGCTGAACGGAAGGAGCAAGACGTCCGCACCGCACCGGAAAGTGCGGTGCGGACGTCGGTTCGGCCGATGACCATTGTGACGCCGCATTCATGAGCGACATCCTGCAGTTCGCCGTTCTCGGGTTCTCGACCGGCGCCGTCTACGCGGTGCTCGGGTCCTCGCTGGTCAGCATCTACGTCGCGACCGGCATCATCAACTTCGCGCAGGGCTCGCTCGCGCTGTGGGGCGTCTGGCAGACGGCGGCCCTGCAGGCCAACGGGACGCTGGTCCTGCCCATCGGGAGTTTCAAGCTCACCGACGGCCCGACGGACACCGTGCCCGCCCTCCTGATCGGCGCGGCCAGCTGCCTGGTCTGGGCGGTTCTCGCGCACTTCCTGGTGTTCCGCCCGCTGCGCCGGGCGCCCGTCCTCGGGCAGGTGGTCGCGTCGGTGGGCATGATGCTGCTCCTGCAGGCACTGGTGACCCTGCGGTTCGACGCCGACACCCTGGGGCTCGACCCGACCGTCCTGATCCCGATGCCGATCCTGCCGTCCGACACCTTCACCCTCGCCGGTGCCACCATCGCGGTGAGCAACCTGATTCTCGCCGGCATCGCCATCGCGATCGCCGCGGGCATGTGGGCCTACCTGCGGTTCACGAAGATCGGGACGGCAACCCGGGCCGGTGCCGAGGACGAGCGCGCGCTGCGCCTGCTGGGCTACTCACCGGACCGCCTCGCCGCGCTCGTGTGGGGCGCGACCGGGTTCGTCTCCGGGCTGATCGTGGTGCTCGCGGCGCCGGCCATCGGCGGCCTGGACCCGACAAGCTACATGTTCTACGTCGTCCCGGCGCTGTCAGTCGCCCTCGTGGGCCGCCTCACCTCCATCGGCACCGTCTGCGCGGCGGGCCTGGGCCTCGGCGCGCTCCAGCAGATCCTGCTGTTCGCAACCACCAAGGACTGGTGGCCGTCCTGGGCGCAGGCCGGGGTCGGCGACGCCATTCCGTTCGTCATCGTCGTCATCGCCCTCTTCGCGCTCGGCCGCAGCATCCCCGAGCGCGGCAGCGCCGGCGTGGGGCGCCTGCCCCGGGTTTCGGTGCCGCGGCTGCGGCCCCTGCCGGTGACAGGGGCCGTCGTGGCCGCGGGGCTGGTCATCGCGCTGACGTCCGGCACCTGGCGGTTCAGCCTGGTGATGTCGGCGATCTTCGCCCTGATCGCGGTCTCCGTGGTGCTGCTGACCGGGTACCTCGGCCAGATCTCACTGGCCACGATGGCCTTCGCCGGTGCCGCCGGGTTCGCGCTGTCGAAACTGACGACGAACGCGGGGGTGCCGTTCCCGTTCTCGCTGTTCCTCGCGGCGGTCGTGTCGACCCTGCTGGGGGTCGTCGTCGGTGTTCCCGCGCTGCGGATCCGCGGCGCGCAGCTCGCCGTCGCCACCGTCGCGGCGGCGCTCG
Encoded here:
- a CDS encoding ABC transporter permease, encoding MSDILQFAVLGFSTGAVYAVLGSSLVSIYVATGIINFAQGSLALWGVWQTAALQANGTLVLPIGSFKLTDGPTDTVPALLIGAASCLVWAVLAHFLVFRPLRRAPVLGQVVASVGMMLLLQALVTLRFDADTLGLDPTVLIPMPILPSDTFTLAGATIAVSNLILAGIAIAIAAGMWAYLRFTKIGTATRAGAEDERALRLLGYSPDRLAALVWGATGFVSGLIVVLAAPAIGGLDPTSYMFYVVPALSVALVGRLTSIGTVCAAGLGLGALQQILLFATTKDWWPSWAQAGVGDAIPFVIVVIALFALGRSIPERGSAGVGRLPRVSVPRLRPLPVTGAVVAAGLVIALTSGTWRFSLVMSAIFALIAVSVVLLTGYLGQISLATMAFAGAAGFALSKLTTNAGVPFPFSLFLAAVVSTLLGVVVGVPALRIRGAQLAVATVAAALAIEAFVFNNPSLTPYSGALIKDPSLFGYSLAVREGTNIITLRFSYLVLAVVVLLLIAVARLFGGATGRAFLAVRSNERAASSAGVDVAATKLLGFAIASFLAGIGGGLIGYSSGQLSAASFTVLVGLTVLAMTYVGGITTITGAVIAGLAGPLGVLYLFLNQSLDLSKYYTLIAALGMLLRAVVFPPDGGPLQEWLAARLPRRTPALATGAGSVTAGSVTAGTAATSAGAAAASTAAATSTASTASTASTASAGPAGPDNSTDSDTVTAGDAAPSIASRSADAR